A window of Streptomyces profundus genomic DNA:
ACCAGCCCGTTCTCCGGAAGCTCGATGGTCACCTCGGGACGGGTGTTTCCCGCCGTGATGGTGAGATTGGAGCTGCTGGAGCGCCCGGACGGGTCGGTGACGGTCAACCGGGCGCTGTACTCGCCGGGTTCGGTGTAGACGTGGGTCGGGTTCGGCTCGTCCGATGTCGTGCCGTCGCCGAGGTCCCAGGTGTAGGTCAGCTCGTCGCCGTCCGGGTCGTGGCTGCCCTCGCCGGAGAAGTTCACCTCAAGCGGCGTGGGCCCCGAGTCCCGGTCGGAGTTGGCCTCCGCGACGGGGGTGCGTGACCCCTTGGTGTAGTTGATCTTGTACAGGCCGGAGTCCGGGTTCACGTTCCCGCCGCCGTAGTTGAAGTCCATGCCCCACTCGATCAGGTACATGGCTCCGTCAGGGCCGAACTCCATGTCGTGCGGGCTGCGGAACAGCGTGCTCGGCATGAACGGCTCGTAGCTCTCGTAGTCGCCGTTCTCATCGAGCCTGAGCGCGCCGATCCACTTTCGGGACCACTCCATGACGAACACGGCGTCGTCGTAGTACTCCGGGAACTGGCCGTCTCCCAGGAGCCCTTCCTCGTAGTGGTAGACGTCGCCCGCGTAAGCGGTGCGACCGCCGCCCACCGGGATCTCCGGGAACTCCGGGGACTCCCCGTACGGGTACCAGATGAACGCGTCCTCCGCCGGCGGCACCACGTCGAGGCCGGTGTTGAAGGGCGAGTCGTTGGCCGGACCGTTCTCGCAGTCGAAGAACTCGCCCGGCGTGTTGGTGGCGAAGTCCCATTCCCGGTACGGCTGGTTGTCGGCGATGCAGTAGGGCCAGCCGTAGTTGCCAGCTTCCCGGATCTGGTTCCACTCGTCGTAGCCACGCGGGCCCCGGTTGGGGTTGTCACTGCCGGCGTCGGGGCCGACCTCGCCCGCGTAGATCCAACCGGTGTCGTCGTCCACGGCGATCCGGAAGGGGTTGCGATGCCCCATGGTGTAGATCTCGGGCCTGGTTCTCTCGGTGCCCGGTGGGAAGAGGTTCCCCTCGGGAACCGAGTAGGTGCCGTCGTCCTCGGGCGTGATCCGCAGGATCTTGCCCCGCAGGTCGTTGGTGTTGCCCGAGGTGCGTCGCGCGTCGTAGGAGTGCTTGGCGTCCTGGCTGTTGTGCTGGTCGTGGACACGGCCATCGATCGGCGTGAAGCCGTTCGACGCGAAGTGCGCGGTGTCGTCACCGGTGGAGATGAGGAGGTTTCCGTCGGGACCGAACGTCATCGAGCCCGCGGAGTGACAGCACACCTCCCGCTGGTGCGGGATCTCCAACAGGACCTCCTCGGAGTCCATGTCGAGGGTGGTCCCGTCGAGGGTGAAGCGCGCGACGTGCTGTACCTCGGGTGAGGGGGCGCTGTAGAAGAGGTAGAGCCACTGGTTGCTCTCGAAGTCCGGATCGAGGGCGATGCCCAGCAGCCCGTTCTCGTTGCCGCGGTGAACGGGGATCTGTGCGGCGACGTTCACACCACCGGTCTCGGGGTCCCAGATCTTGACCGCGCCGCCCAACTCGACGTAGATGACCCGTCCGTCGGGGGCGACGGCCAACTCCATCGGGTTGGCGGTGTTGTCGTCGAGGGCGACCTTCTCGAACGAGGCCTCCGTCGGGGTTCCCTCGCGTGGCTCGCCGCAGTCGCCCTCGGCGGCACCGGCAGCCCACTGGACGCCGCCGAGAATGTGCTGACGCAACAGGGGCTCGTCGTAGTGCTCCGGCTCGTGGCCGAGAGCCGTGTACCAGGCGCGCCCGCCGTCGAAGTTGGAGCACCAGGCGATCGGGTGATCGTCACCCATCGCGCCCGATCCCGGGTTGTACGTCGACTCGTCCAGCGTGGCGAGTACGTGGACCTTCTCGCGCGGGTTGGCGGTGAAGTTGTACCACTCGTCCGTGCGGACCCACTCGGCCGGGAGTTCGGCGGTGGACGGGTGTGTCGGGTCCTCGATGAGCACCGTCGCTTCCTGGAACTGGTCGGCGCCCGAGGGATGGTTCCGGAAGAAGGCGTCACCCATCAGGTCCGACCACCAGGGCCAGTCCGTCTTGTCCATGTTCGAGGAGGAGTGCAGGCCGGCGACCCCACCGCCGCCCTGGACGAAGCGCTCGAACGCCTGCCGTTGGTCGGCGTTCAGGGTGTCCTCGCCGTCGGTGTAGAGGACCACGGCCGCGTAGTGGGCCAGTTGCTCGTCCGTGAAGACCGAGGCGTCCTGAGTCTCCGTTACGGCGAAGCCGTGCTCCTCGCCCAACTCCTCAACAGCCGTGATGGCCGCCGGGATTGACCCGTGCCGGAAGCCGGTAGTCTTGTGGAAGAACAGTACTTCGTACTCGTGCTCGGTCTCATGCGCGACACTGGTGGACACTCCTGGGAGGAACGAGATCAGGAATGCTGTCACCACCGTGAACAGCGCGCATCGTCTGAATCTTCGCATGGCTTACTCCATGACGTGGATGCGAATGCGGTTCGTTGATGTGCTGATGGTCGAACTCGACGGTCCGCACGGCTCACCCGAGGCGCTTCCACGGTGGAGAGGGGATTCTCCAGGAGGCTGACGTCGGCTCGCGTGGGATCGGCGGCGTGCGGGGGAGACGCCGAGTGAACCTGGGAACTCCAGCCGGGGCCGGCATCTCGTCGGCCCTTCGGCGACCCGGCGGGCGGCTCAAGCCGCCGGATCGCCGGCCGCTACCGCCTGCCCCCTTCCCCAGTCACCTCGGTGAGAAAGGACAGGCCGTCGATGGCGATCGCGTCCTGGCTCGGTGCCAACGGGCGCCAGATGGAGGCGGCCGTCGCCATCGTCTCGTTCTCCTCGGTGAAGGTCTCGATCACCAGCGGGCCCTGGTACCCGGCCGTGTCCAGGGCCGCGACGATGCCCGACCAGTCGAGGTGGCCGGCGCCCGGGGCACCCCGGTCGTTGGCGGCGACCTGGACGTGCGCGATCCGGCCCGCCGCCGTCCGGATCGCTTCCGGGACGCAGCGCTCCTCGATGTTCATGTGGAAGAGGTCCAGGCCCACGCCCCACCCCTCGGGCGGCAGACCCGTCATCGCGTCGAGCGCCTGGTCGACGGTGTTGATCAGGCTTGTCTCGAACCGGTTCAGGGGCTCGACCGCCACCGTGACGCCGGCGTCGGCCGCGTGCGACAGCACGGGTGCCAGGCTCTCCCTGAGCTGCTCGTAGCAGGCGCGCCGCTCCGCCGCGGTGACGCGCCAGGTCCGTCCCACCGATGCGTAGGCCGGCCCGGCGACCACCGGTGCGGAGACGGCGGACGCCACGTCCACCACACGCCGCACATAGTCCTGTGTGGCGGTGATCGTCGCGCGGTCGGCGGCCACCAACTCGCGTCCGGGGGCCATGGCCAGGACGACCGTGGCCGACAGGCCCAGGGAGTCGAGCAGCCGCGCGGCGCGGTGGGGGTCCCAGTCGCCCACGTTCTCCACCGGAAGCTCGATCACGTCGAAGCCCCAGGCGCGGATACGCGGCGCCAGTTCGGCCAGCCGCTGGTCGGTCAGGGGCGAGGCCCACACCCACGTGCTGACCCCGAACGTCCTGGTCGTGTTCATCGGTACTCCGATCCTCCCGTTCCGCTTTCTCTGTCGACCCCACCCCTGAGCGGGGACGCCGGCGTCCCCGCACCCGCGTGGGCGTGCTCCGTGCGGCCGGATGTCACGGATGTGCCCCTTCGTCCGCGCCGACGCCGAGATACCTGCGCTGCTGGTCCGGCCGGGTCAGCAGCTCGTCGCCCGTGAACTCGGCCTCCAAGCGGCCGGAAACCATGACGAGTTGCCGTTTCGCCAGCCGGACGGCCGCACGCAGGTTCTGCTCGACGACCAGCACGGCCACTCCCTCGTCCACCAGGTGGTGGACGGCGTCGACCAGGACATCGACGATGGTCGGGGCCAACCCCTCGGACGGCTCGTCCATCACGATCAGACGCGCGTTCAGCAGGAGGGCCCGTCCGACAGCGAGCATCTGTTGCTCCCCGCCGGAGAGAGCCGCGCCGCCGTGTCTCCTCCGCTCGGCGAGCCGCGGGAAGAGACCGTAGACCGCCTCGGGGGTCCAACGTTTGCCGCGGGTTCTCCCGGCCAGCATGGCGAGGTGCTCGTCCACGGTGAGGGACGGGAAGAGCCGGCGGCCCTGCGGCACGTAGGCGATGCCGGCGTTGGCGATCCTCTCGGGCGGTCGGCCCGTCAAGTCCACGCCCCCCAACAGGATTTCACCGCCCGTCGTGGGGAGGAATCCCACCAGGGTGTCGCAGAGCGTGGTCTTTCCCATGCCGTTCCGGCCGACGATACCGACCGCCTCGACTCCCATGCTGAAACCAAGATCCTCCAGGACGACGGAGGCCCCGTGGCCGGCCCGCAGTCCGCGGACATCGAGAAGGGGAGCGGTGGTCATGTCGTCGCCTCCGTGCCCAGATAGATCCGGTGGACGCGCGGATCGCTCCGCACCTGCCCGGGGGTGCCGGCGGTGACCTGCTCGCCGTCGGCCATCACCACCACTCGCTGGGCGACCCGGAAGGCCACGTCCATGTCGTGCTCGATGAGCAGCAGAGTGAGGTCCTCGTCGAAGGACTCAAGCAACTCGACCAACCGCTCGCGCTCTCCTCGCGACAGCCCGGACGCCGGCTCGTCGAGCAGCATGACGTCCGGTCGCGTGGAGATCGCCATGCCGAGTTCGAGTTGGCGCTGCTGCCCGTGGGCGAGTTCCCCGGCCACCGTGTCGAGCTGCCCGGAGAGCCAGACCCGGTCGGCCACGCCGGCCGCCTCCTCGTCGGTTCGCCGATCGGCGGCGGTCCGCCAGAGTGCCCAGTGCCGACCCCGGTGGCCGGTGAGAGCGAGATAGATGTTCTCCCGCACGGTGAGGCCGCTCAGAGCCCGTGCCTTCTGGTAGGTCCGTGCGACGCCCAGCCGGGGCCGGTGGCGCGAGGGCCGGTGGACGCATTCGACGCCCTTGATGACGACGGAGCCCTGGCCCGGCGTCACGTCACCGGCGATCACGTTGAACAGCGTGCTCTTACCGGCTCCGTTCGGTCCGATGACGGCCAGTCGCTCGCCCCGCGCGATGTCCAGATCGACACCGCGCAGGGCCAGCAGACCGCCGAACGCCACCGATACCGCGCGGACCCGCACGACCGGAGTCGAGTCGCTCCGCTCGGGCGGCGCGGTGTTGGGGTGGGCCATGTCCGCTCTCTCCCGTCTCAACTCTGGGGAACGCCGTCGACGACGGGGGTGGCTTGGCCTTCCCACGGCAGGTCGCGCTCGTCGCACGCCGGGAAGTCCCGACCGGGCGAGGGCGTGTCCGGACTGAACGTGCCGCCGAAGGACTGGTCCACGCCGGGGACGATGGCCACGGTCTCCTGGACGACCTCACCGGCGTCGTCCACCACGAGCCGGGAGAGCCCGACGTCCACGACGCCGCTGTTGTTCTCGTCCAGGCTGATGGGGCCGTAGGGCAGGTCGAGGGTGAGGCCGGCGAGCGCCGCGTGGAACGCGTCGACGTCGGAGATGTCGCCGTCGACCGCCTCCAGGGCTTCGACCAGCGCCACGCCGGCCGTGTAGTACCCGTAGAAGAACCCGAAGGCCGCGGCGGTCGAGGGCGGGGCGGGCTCGTTGCCGCTCAACGATCCGGCGATGCTCTCCCACGTCGCGTCGGCGCTCGCCAGGTACTCCTCGATCTCCGGGGTCATGACGTCGCCTGGCAGGGTGGCGAAGCCACCGATGTGCGCACCGGCGATGTCGCTGCCGAGGGCCTGGGCCAGGTCCGGGTTGAAGAACAGATTGCCCGCGTGCTGGTCGCCCGTCAGGTCGCCCTTGGAGTTGATGAACGCCTCCAGCGCGGCCTGGGTCCCGGTGCCGCCGACGGCCCAGAAGTAGCCGTCGACCTCGTCGGGGTTCGGGAGTTGGGCGATGTAGGAGGAGTAGTCCGTGGTTCCCAGCGGGGGGAAGACCCGGTGCGTGACGTCGCCGCCGACGGCGCAGAAGTCGGCGACGAAGCCGGCCGCCGACGTGTGGCCGAAGCTGTAGTCGTCCGCGATGACCGCGACATCGCGCCAGCCCTGCTGGTGGTAGAGCAGGTCGCCCAGCCCCGCGTTCCAGATCGCGCCGTCACCGTAGAACCGGAAGTAGTTGGGGGCCTGGATCTGGAGGGTCTGCTCCTGCGACCCCGAGATGCCGGCGAGGACCGTGAGCTCGGGATTGGCCTTCGCGTACTCGGCCACGGCCATGCCCTCGTCGCCGGAGAGCGGGCCGACGATGACATTGGCCCCGTTCTGCTCCACCAGGAGGCGTACTTCCTGCAAGATGCGGTCGGCGGTGTCGTCTCCACAGCCGATCCCGACGAGTTCGATCGGGGTGCCGGCCGCCTCCGCGCCGCTGAAGCCGTCCAGCGCGCTGGTCGACGAGTTCGAGGTGGCGCCGGCGAACCGGGCCAGTGCGAGTGTTGTGCCGGCGGCCGCGTCCTCGTGGAAGCCGCCGAACGGGCCCTCGCACTGGCCGAGGATGCCCAGCTTGACCCCGTCCCCGTCCGCGGCGGCCGTTCCTCCCGAACCCTGCTGGTCGGCGGGCAGTCCCGCCGAGTCGTCCCCGCCACCGCATCCGGCGGTCACCAGCACCAGGGCCGCC
This region includes:
- a CDS encoding ThuA domain-containing protein, whose translation is MRRFRRCALFTVVTAFLISFLPGVSTSVAHETEHEYEVLFFHKTTGFRHGSIPAAITAVEELGEEHGFAVTETQDASVFTDEQLAHYAAVVLYTDGEDTLNADQRQAFERFVQGGGGVAGLHSSSNMDKTDWPWWSDLMGDAFFRNHPSGADQFQEATVLIEDPTHPSTAELPAEWVRTDEWYNFTANPREKVHVLATLDESTYNPGSGAMGDDHPIAWCSNFDGGRAWYTALGHEPEHYDEPLLRQHILGGVQWAAGAAEGDCGEPREGTPTEASFEKVALDDNTANPMELAVAPDGRVIYVELGGAVKIWDPETGGVNVAAQIPVHRGNENGLLGIALDPDFESNQWLYLFYSAPSPEVQHVARFTLDGTTLDMDSEEVLLEIPHQREVCCHSAGSMTFGPDGNLLISTGDDTAHFASNGFTPIDGRVHDQHNSQDAKHSYDARRTSGNTNDLRGKILRITPEDDGTYSVPEGNLFPPGTERTRPEIYTMGHRNPFRIAVDDDTGWIYAGEVGPDAGSDNPNRGPRGYDEWNQIREAGNYGWPYCIADNQPYREWDFATNTPGEFFDCENGPANDSPFNTGLDVVPPAEDAFIWYPYGESPEFPEIPVGGGRTAYAGDVYHYEEGLLGDGQFPEYYDDAVFVMEWSRKWIGALRLDENGDYESYEPFMPSTLFRSPHDMEFGPDGAMYLIEWGMDFNYGGGNVNPDSGLYKINYTKGSRTPVAEANSDRDSGPTPLEVNFSGEGSHDPDGDELTYTWDLGDGTTSDEPNPTHVYTEPGEYSARLTVTDPSGRSSSSNLTITAGNTRPEVTIELPENGLVFDWGDEIPFEVSVVDAEDGSGDAIDCARVTVQQGLYHDEGGNAHVHPGGTETGCEGVLVTQADAEHGDAADIALVVTASYTDHGGEAGAPELTGGVTHFLQQQRKEVEHFGDSSDIGTSAADDEETGGGEAIAGQNGAWASYEPYNLRGIGEITLRAAAAEDATVEVRRDAPDGELLGTGQIEGSVEVPRTEGPEGFGNAIRINGPGQVENVELPEGIVSDVEDFTISTWVNWDGDQSWARIFDFGSGTGNYMFLTPAPDGSGNLRFAITDGSGEQQINASQPLPTDGWQHVAVSLSGTTGTLYLNGEPVGTNNNITLTPSDLGQTDQNWIGDSQWEPDPLLNGAVDDFNIFGRALDQDEIASLATTPGGGDLGGGDIAWYRFDEDAGATAVDSSGQGNDALVAIAETAATWQDVTFALTPTEGTFALYLVFPDGQARVNWMEFAPDETVDPTTCTDPDQRATVMAGGIDSGVPNREVGNGCTINDLITSDQTWENHGQFVRHVRGVTERLVDDEVITSREARDINRAAARSNVGRGHTAS
- a CDS encoding sugar phosphate isomerase/epimerase family protein; this translates as MNTTRTFGVSTWVWASPLTDQRLAELAPRIRAWGFDVIELPVENVGDWDPHRAARLLDSLGLSATVVLAMAPGRELVAADRATITATQDYVRRVVDVASAVSAPVVAGPAYASVGRTWRVTAAERRACYEQLRESLAPVLSHAADAGVTVAVEPLNRFETSLINTVDQALDAMTGLPPEGWGVGLDLFHMNIEERCVPEAIRTAAGRIAHVQVAANDRGAPGAGHLDWSGIVAALDTAGYQGPLVIETFTEENETMATAASIWRPLAPSQDAIAIDGLSFLTEVTGEGGRR
- a CDS encoding ABC transporter ATP-binding protein, which produces MTTAPLLDVRGLRAGHGASVVLEDLGFSMGVEAVGIVGRNGMGKTTLCDTLVGFLPTTGGEILLGGVDLTGRPPERIANAGIAYVPQGRRLFPSLTVDEHLAMLAGRTRGKRWTPEAVYGLFPRLAERRRHGGAALSGGEQQMLAVGRALLLNARLIVMDEPSEGLAPTIVDVLVDAVHHLVDEGVAVLVVEQNLRAAVRLAKRQLVMVSGRLEAEFTGDELLTRPDQQRRYLGVGADEGAHP
- a CDS encoding ABC transporter ATP-binding protein, yielding MAHPNTAPPERSDSTPVVRVRAVSVAFGGLLALRGVDLDIARGERLAVIGPNGAGKSTLFNVIAGDVTPGQGSVVIKGVECVHRPSRHRPRLGVARTYQKARALSGLTVRENIYLALTGHRGRHWALWRTAADRRTDEEAAGVADRVWLSGQLDTVAGELAHGQQRQLELGMAISTRPDVMLLDEPASGLSRGERERLVELLESFDEDLTLLLIEHDMDVAFRVAQRVVVMADGEQVTAGTPGQVRSDPRVHRIYLGTEATT
- a CDS encoding ABC transporter substrate-binding protein, with protein sequence MSKLRRRTAPAASLAAALVLVTAGCGGGDDSAGLPADQQGSGGTAAADGDGVKLGILGQCEGPFGGFHEDAAAGTTLALARFAGATSNSSTSALDGFSGAEAAGTPIELVGIGCGDDTADRILQEVRLLVEQNGANVIVGPLSGDEGMAVAEYAKANPELTVLAGISGSQEQTLQIQAPNYFRFYGDGAIWNAGLGDLLYHQQGWRDVAVIADDYSFGHTSAAGFVADFCAVGGDVTHRVFPPLGTTDYSSYIAQLPNPDEVDGYFWAVGGTGTQAALEAFINSKGDLTGDQHAGNLFFNPDLAQALGSDIAGAHIGGFATLPGDVMTPEIEEYLASADATWESIAGSLSGNEPAPPSTAAAFGFFYGYYTAGVALVEALEAVDGDISDVDAFHAALAGLTLDLPYGPISLDENNSGVVDVGLSRLVVDDAGEVVQETVAIVPGVDQSFGGTFSPDTPSPGRDFPACDERDLPWEGQATPVVDGVPQS